A genome region from Clostridium pasteurianum includes the following:
- a CDS encoding TetR/AcrR family transcriptional regulator yields MAKTTKGEQSKIKLIECAAELFLKNGYNATGINDILAGTGLPKGSFYFHFASKKDLAVSVSQYFEKKLADWMIEKSKDKNWNEFITDLVGEMIQRAEEGKHYGCPFAVLGLEIAFSDTDLSEHYYNSMKKLISLFASIFKYSGVPEDEKYILANRAFAIYEGYLVYYRLGKDVDTLRMMLKDLIKVYEDFEVVSK; encoded by the coding sequence ATGGCTAAGACAACAAAAGGTGAACAATCAAAAATAAAACTTATAGAGTGTGCTGCAGAACTATTTTTAAAAAATGGGTATAATGCTACAGGTATTAATGATATCCTAGCAGGTACAGGTTTGCCAAAAGGATCATTTTATTTTCACTTTGCAAGCAAAAAAGACTTAGCTGTTAGTGTTTCACAGTATTTTGAGAAAAAACTTGCAGACTGGATGATAGAAAAATCAAAAGATAAAAACTGGAATGAATTCATAACAGATTTAGTTGGAGAAATGATTCAAAGAGCAGAAGAGGGAAAACATTACGGTTGTCCTTTTGCTGTATTGGGATTAGAAATAGCTTTTTCGGATACTGATCTTTCGGAACATTATTATAATTCTATGAAAAAGTTAATAAGTTTATTTGCTTCAATTTTTAAATATTCTGGAGTACCTGAGGATGAAAAATATATATTAGCAAATCGTGCTTTTGCAATATATGAAGGATATTTAGTGTATTATAGGCTTGGCAAAGATGTTGATACTTTGAGAATGATGTTAAAAGATCTTATAAAGGTGTAT
- a CDS encoding TetR/AcrR family transcriptional regulator, with amino-acid sequence MNYKTDLRVLKTRENIKNTFSNLLLEKDFKNITVQNICDRALIGRSTFYDHYCDKYDLLNKMVEEIINKFKPYLRSRFNLNNLDDFTKVGSDMLKLFSKRKNIIKALINVHTESADLYDELKKLLIEGCYYYLNKINFVSKYNISNEYICGHYASFVLTSFQLWLELGENENDLQLANRMNSVLFEGTDI; translated from the coding sequence ATGAATTATAAAACTGATTTAAGAGTGCTAAAAACTCGTGAAAATATAAAAAATACTTTTTCTAACTTGTTATTGGAAAAAGATTTTAAAAATATAACAGTTCAAAATATTTGCGATAGGGCATTAATCGGTCGCTCAACTTTTTATGATCATTACTGTGACAAATACGATTTACTTAATAAAATGGTTGAAGAAATTATAAATAAATTTAAACCATACCTTAGGAGTAGATTCAATTTAAATAATTTAGATGACTTTACTAAAGTAGGTTCTGATATGCTTAAGCTTTTTTCAAAGAGAAAAAATATTATAAAAGCACTGATTAATGTACATACTGAATCTGCTGATTTATATGATGAATTAAAAAAACTATTAATAGAAGGATGTTATTATTATTTAAATAAAATCAACTTTGTAAGTAAATATAATATTTCAAACGAATACATATGCGGTCATTATGCATCATTTGTATTAACATCCTTTCAATTGTGGCTTGAGCTTGGAGAAAATGAAAATGATTTACAATTAGCTAATAGAATGAATTCTGTCTTATTTGAAGGCACTGATATTTAA
- a CDS encoding HXXEE domain-containing protein, which yields MNNMNAIVWLLPILFMIHDFEEIIFIKVWRKRYQHYLDNCKMKKKPYDDFRSPDEFSIGVEILFVILSITSLFSVLLNNYYVWYGLLFTVTAHFITLHYKGCLNFKHYVPGTVTSILFLPITIYILYIATILLKFTVIEIILSCASGAAFIFVIFGILKKSEKYFENFLIKYSNSQN from the coding sequence ATGAACAATATGAATGCTATTGTATGGTTATTACCAATACTTTTTATGATACATGATTTTGAGGAAATTATATTTATTAAAGTTTGGAGAAAAAGATATCAACATTATCTTGACAATTGTAAAATGAAGAAAAAGCCTTATGATGATTTTCGAAGTCCAGATGAGTTTTCAATTGGAGTAGAAATACTATTTGTTATTCTTTCAATTACAAGTTTGTTTTCTGTTCTTTTAAATAATTACTATGTTTGGTACGGACTTTTATTTACAGTTACAGCACACTTTATTACACTTCATTATAAGGGGTGTTTAAATTTTAAGCACTATGTTCCAGGTACTGTAACATCAATATTATTTTTACCTATAACCATATATATATTATACATTGCAACAATACTGTTGAAATTTACGGTGATTGAAATAATCTTATCTTGTGCCAGTGGTGCTGCATTTATATTTGTAATTTTTGGTATTCTGAAAAAGTCAGAAAAGTATTTTGAAAACTTTTTAATTAAGTATTCCAATAGCCAGAATTAA
- a CDS encoding DUF998 domain-containing protein: MKKSYRALMSLGIIGALFYIAHTILGQILWKAYNPITTDISSLTAEGAPNRSILSIFCNVYSVCMILFLIALIKKAFKEYNLMCKIGYIVLMMMQLTSTFGYSLFPLSGDKTVMNFQNAMHIAVTVIVVFTTITSSFLIAFGYLRQKGTEHLGKICLIMAILITVFGATVPISMNLKMNILGLTERLEIYTIQIFMIILSYYYTFIKNKE; this comes from the coding sequence ATGAAGAAGAGTTACAGGGCACTTATGTCATTAGGAATAATAGGAGCATTATTTTATATTGCACACACAATACTTGGACAAATTTTATGGAAAGCATATAATCCAATTACAACAGATATTAGTTCACTTACAGCAGAGGGAGCACCGAATAGAAGTATTTTAAGTATATTTTGCAATGTATATAGTGTATGTATGATTTTATTTTTAATAGCACTTATTAAAAAAGCTTTTAAAGAGTATAACCTTATGTGTAAGATTGGATATATAGTATTAATGATGATGCAGCTAACTTCAACATTTGGATATAGTTTGTTTCCTTTGAGCGGCGATAAGACAGTAATGAATTTTCAAAATGCTATGCATATTGCTGTCACAGTAATTGTTGTGTTTACTACAATTACATCATCGTTTCTCATTGCATTTGGATATTTAAGACAGAAGGGCACAGAACACTTAGGTAAAATTTGTCTCATAATGGCAATACTGATAACAGTATTTGGTGCAACTGTTCCCATTTCTATGAATCTCAAAATGAATATATTAGGATTAACTGAGAGACTAGAAATTTATACTATACAGATATTTATGATTATTTTATCGTATTACTATACGTTTATAAAAAATAAAGAATGA
- a CDS encoding TetR/AcrR family transcriptional regulator yields the protein MQSSEIKKSTKQKIFESSVRLFSKEGYNGVSMREIAKDVGIKESSIYNHYKNKEEILSSLLDYFAETLTAYRPNEEEIEKMLNYMSVEDVFKQLIISFGKSLNGTLDAIARIIYTEQFRNEKAKKLMLENMISEPSRFITKVLKIMYRKNLIKDIDMKLIADEYNYGLLALTFEYAHAVNNEEDTAPVIKKMFKHVSFICEYIKLD from the coding sequence ATGCAAAGCAGCGAAATAAAAAAAAGCACAAAACAAAAGATATTTGAGTCTTCGGTAAGACTATTTTCTAAAGAAGGATATAATGGAGTGTCGATGAGAGAAATAGCTAAGGATGTAGGTATAAAGGAGAGCTCTATATATAATCATTATAAAAATAAAGAAGAGATTCTCAGCAGTTTGCTTGATTATTTTGCTGAAACTTTAACAGCATATAGACCTAATGAAGAAGAAATTGAAAAAATGCTCAATTATATGTCTGTTGAAGATGTATTTAAACAGTTGATTATCAGTTTTGGGAAATCACTAAATGGTACGCTTGATGCCATTGCAAGGATAATATATACAGAGCAATTTAGAAATGAGAAGGCAAAAAAATTAATGCTAGAAAATATGATTTCAGAGCCATCAAGATTTATTACAAAAGTTTTAAAAATAATGTATAGAAAAAATCTAATAAAAGATATTGACATGAAGCTTATAGCAGATGAATATAATTATGGCCTTTTAGCATTAACCTTTGAGTATGCTCATGCTGTAAATAATGAAGAAGATACAGCACCAGTTATAAAAAAGATGTTTAAGCATGTAAGCTTTATATGTGAATATATAAAATTGGATTAA
- a CDS encoding GNAT family N-acetyltransferase yields the protein MIKFEKAVMSDFMEMVNSYIKTLTGVVDDFWEQHIIDGDFYIIKLDKSIIGFYTLFVESDKKTYITSFYVSEKYIGLAQEIIKALICDFSVEKAYVATCDELFLSVCLDFNKEVSLQAYFFDGTMFHDVRPAEYGLEFMKKVEVNEMPKIRELTGDFYDDLTDEGLSLGEFQLYSLVKDKEIFGVGVMVPNKLQKGYVACGEIVLEKHRRKGVARSLQLNMAEICRKIGMIPIGGCWHKNIASTYI from the coding sequence ATGATTAAATTTGAAAAGGCAGTAATGAGTGATTTTATGGAAATGGTTAATTCATATATTAAAACACTTACAGGAGTAGTAGATGATTTTTGGGAACAGCATATTATTGATGGTGACTTTTATATTATAAAATTAGATAAAAGCATAATAGGATTCTATACATTGTTTGTTGAATCGGATAAAAAAACTTATATTACCTCATTCTATGTATCAGAAAAATACATTGGTTTGGCACAGGAAATTATAAAGGCACTAATTTGTGACTTTTCAGTAGAAAAAGCTTATGTTGCAACGTGTGATGAACTATTTTTATCAGTTTGCTTAGATTTTAATAAAGAAGTAAGCTTGCAGGCATACTTTTTTGATGGAACGATGTTTCATGATGTAAGACCTGCTGAATATGGCCTTGAGTTCATGAAAAAAGTAGAAGTTAATGAAATGCCTAAAATACGAGAATTGACAGGTGATTTCTATGATGACCTTACTGATGAAGGCCTATCTTTAGGTGAATTTCAATTATATAGTCTTGTAAAAGATAAAGAAATATTTGGCGTTGGTGTTATGGTTCCTAATAAACTCCAAAAGGGATATGTTGCATGTGGTGAAATTGTACTTGAGAAGCATAGGCGAAAAGGTGTAGCAAGAAGTTTGCAATTAAATATGGCTGAAATTTGCCGAAAAATTGGAATGATTCCAATTGGTGGCTGCTGGCACAAAAATATAGCAAGTACTTACATTTAA
- a CDS encoding DUF4180 domain-containing protein, producing MNYRVVNKNNIKYIKFVSKSWKLSSEKDVVDCISVCMENNIYTIMFSSSALSEDFFKLKTRLAGMALQKFINYHIKVAVIIQDEERYNDRFKEMIMEANKGNNFRTFKNIEDAEIWISKV from the coding sequence TTGAATTATAGAGTAGTAAATAAAAATAATATTAAATATATTAAATTTGTTTCTAAATCATGGAAACTTTCTTCAGAGAAAGACGTGGTGGATTGTATATCTGTTTGTATGGAAAATAACATCTATACAATTATGTTTTCTTCAAGTGCATTATCTGAAGATTTTTTTAAGCTTAAGACTAGACTTGCAGGTATGGCATTACAAAAATTTATAAATTATCATATAAAAGTTGCAGTTATTATACAAGATGAAGAAAGATATAATGATAGATTTAAAGAAATGATTATGGAAGCTAACAAAGGAAATAATTTTAGAACTTTTAAGAATATTGAAGATGCTGAAATTTGGATTTCAAAAGTGTGA
- a CDS encoding hydroxyacid dehydrogenase, producing MGNQFYTIDKLAASKVGRQWRISSHDLSPFMEKSNVNINGKKISEEPNIDYVGIGKVKGIVNQRVNVSTVVDINDVDKEEYFRISNTLVAVMNCKDPKMRKSTINMKYDEKESRLRILLWGNIRFIEEMLNSISMLVE from the coding sequence ATGGGGAATCAATTTTATACAATAGATAAGCTTGCAGCAAGTAAAGTTGGAAGGCAATGGAGAATTTCAAGTCATGATTTAAGTCCCTTTATGGAAAAAAGTAATGTTAATATAAATGGTAAAAAGATTAGTGAGGAGCCAAATATTGATTATGTTGGTATTGGAAAAGTTAAAGGAATCGTAAATCAAAGAGTAAATGTATCTACTGTTGTAGATATAAATGATGTAGATAAAGAAGAATATTTTAGAATATCAAATACGCTTGTAGCAGTAATGAATTGTAAAGATCCTAAAATGAGAAAATCAACAATTAATATGAAATATGATGAAAAAGAAAGTAGGTTAAGAATTTTATTATGGGGGAATATAAGATTTATTGAAGAAATGCTAAATTCTATTTCTATGCTTGTGGAATAA
- the glgD gene encoding glucose-1-phosphate adenylyltransferase subunit GlgD, with product MKTNRVSAIIDNVNCYGDLHELIAHRPLATLPFDCKYRLLDFQLSNIVNANSQSLFLLMNHDDMQSVFDHINGGKEWGLDSLRNKFIMHFNKKNDEGECGQCFVSHVIDFLQKSSSEITLIMGSKMLCNIDLKSIIKIHKQSNHNMTVVYKRVTSENISDDNLLINLESDGNIYTCNYSKDELEPMEKYNLCMDIFIVRTQWLIEILENYDKKVESIIKVLRGKIGNESCMSYEYTGYLSNIYDIPSYYRANMDMLQPNKFNSLLYSNQKIYTKLANEVPTYYAQNSVVNNSQFASGSIVDGTVVDSLIARRCKISEAAVIEHSIIMASVIIKKNAYIKNAILDKNVIVDEGVRIIGDDDNPIVIKKDSHITNDIVDRKIV from the coding sequence ATGAAGACTAATAGAGTAAGTGCGATAATTGATAATGTAAATTGTTATGGAGACTTACATGAGTTAATAGCTCATCGTCCACTAGCAACACTTCCATTTGATTGCAAATATCGTTTGCTTGATTTTCAACTATCCAATATCGTAAATGCAAACAGTCAATCGCTATTTCTTTTGATGAACCATGATGATATGCAGTCAGTGTTTGATCATATTAATGGAGGAAAGGAATGGGGCTTAGATTCTCTTAGAAATAAATTTATTATGCATTTTAATAAAAAGAATGATGAAGGTGAATGCGGACAATGTTTTGTTTCTCATGTCATAGACTTTTTACAAAAATCAAGTTCAGAAATTACTTTAATTATGGGAAGTAAAATGTTATGTAATATAGATTTGAAGTCAATTATTAAAATTCATAAGCAAAGCAATCATAATATGACTGTAGTTTATAAAAGGGTTACTTCTGAAAACATTTCTGATGATAATTTATTAATTAATTTAGAATCAGATGGGAATATTTATACTTGTAATTATTCCAAGGATGAATTAGAACCAATGGAAAAGTACAACTTATGCATGGATATTTTTATCGTAAGAACGCAATGGTTAATAGAGATATTAGAAAATTATGATAAAAAAGTAGAAAGTATTATAAAAGTTCTTAGGGGAAAAATAGGTAATGAATCTTGCATGAGTTATGAATACACAGGCTATTTAAGCAATATTTATGATATTCCATCGTATTATCGGGCTAATATGGACATGCTTCAACCAAACAAATTTAATTCTTTGCTCTACTCAAATCAAAAAATATATACAAAATTAGCAAATGAAGTTCCAACTTATTATGCACAAAACTCGGTTGTCAATAATAGTCAGTTCGCATCAGGGTCTATAGTTGATGGAACTGTTGTAGATTCATTAATAGCAAGAAGGTGTAAAATTTCTGAAGCTGCTGTTATTGAGCATTCCATTATTATGGCAAGCGTAATTATAAAGAAAAATGCATATATAAAAAATGCTATTTTAGATAAGAATGTAATTGTGGATGAAGGTGTACGAATAATTGGAGATGACGATAACCCAATTGTTATTAAAAAGGATAGTCATATAACAAATGATATTGTTGATAGGAAAATCGTATAA
- a CDS encoding glucose-1-phosphate adenylyltransferase has product MKKTEMLAMILAGGQGTRLGALTKHIAKPAVPFGGRYRIIDFTLSNCTNSGIKEVGVVTQYQPLALNNHLGNGSSWGFDGIDSGLTILQPFSSSDGEKWFQGTAHAIYQNIAYIDQVNPEYILILSGDHIYKMNYEEMLDFHKEKNASLTVAVIEVPIKEASRFGIMNTDENSRIIEFEEKPEEPKNNLASMGIYIFNWQRLRTVLINSYSKDGQMIDFGKHVIPSYLDSGENVYAFRFDGYWKDVGTIDSLWEANMEFIDTENDLDMRNHDWRIYSKNTISPPHFFTKTAVIKNSLIVDGCYVAGEIKDTILSTDVRVKEGSKIEKSVIMPGATIGKNVFIKNAIIGENAVVGDNATVYSEDEISVVGYSEVIGVISNED; this is encoded by the coding sequence ATGAAGAAAACAGAAATGCTAGCTATGATACTAGCTGGTGGTCAGGGAACTCGTTTAGGTGCATTAACTAAGCATATTGCAAAACCAGCTGTACCTTTTGGAGGAAGATATCGAATTATAGATTTTACTTTAAGTAATTGTACAAACTCTGGGATAAAAGAGGTAGGTGTTGTAACGCAATATCAACCATTAGCTTTAAACAATCACTTAGGAAATGGCTCTAGCTGGGGGTTTGATGGTATTGATTCTGGTTTGACAATTTTGCAACCCTTCTCTAGTTCTGATGGAGAAAAGTGGTTTCAGGGTACTGCACATGCAATATATCAGAATATTGCGTATATTGACCAAGTTAATCCGGAATACATTTTGATTTTATCAGGGGATCACATATACAAAATGAATTATGAGGAAATGTTAGATTTTCACAAAGAGAAAAATGCGTCTCTAACTGTTGCAGTTATTGAAGTACCAATTAAAGAAGCATCTCGTTTTGGAATTATGAATACTGACGAAAATTCTCGTATTATAGAATTTGAAGAAAAACCAGAGGAACCAAAAAATAATTTGGCTTCAATGGGAATTTATATTTTTAATTGGCAAAGGCTTCGAACAGTTTTAATTAACAGTTATTCTAAAGATGGTCAGATGATTGATTTTGGAAAACATGTAATTCCATCATATCTAGATTCGGGAGAAAACGTATATGCTTTTCGCTTTGATGGATATTGGAAAGATGTTGGAACAATTGATTCTCTTTGGGAAGCTAACATGGAATTCATTGATACAGAAAATGATTTGGACATGCGTAATCATGATTGGAGAATTTATTCTAAAAATACAATCTCTCCGCCACATTTTTTCACTAAAACGGCAGTTATTAAAAATTCATTAATTGTGGATGGATGCTATGTTGCGGGAGAAATTAAAGATACAATTCTTTCTACGGATGTACGTGTTAAGGAAGGAAGCAAAATTGAAAAGAGTGTCATTATGCCTGGTGCAACGATTGGTAAAAATGTTTTCATTAAGAATGCAATCATTGGAGAAAATGCTGTGGTAGGTGACAATGCAACAGTATATTCTGAAGACGAAATATCTGTTGTTGGCTATTCAGAAGTGATAGGAGTGATTTCAAATGAAGACTAA
- a CDS encoding helix-turn-helix domain-containing protein: protein MSERLQKLRKQGGYSQEQLAEKLGVTRQAISKWESNQGNPDIDNIIKLSEVYNVSTDYLLKGVEPINEPIEINPKKNSGDHMLKKMVTKLLLIAGISAIAVLFLFSLTLLLKTFLGGH, encoded by the coding sequence ATGTCTGAAAGATTACAGAAATTAAGAAAGCAGGGAGGCTATTCACAAGAACAGTTAGCAGAAAAGTTAGGAGTAACAAGGCAAGCAATATCAAAATGGGAGAGTAACCAGGGTAATCCGGATATTGATAATATCATTAAATTAAGCGAAGTTTACAATGTAAGTACCGACTATTTATTAAAAGGTGTGGAGCCCATAAATGAGCCAATAGAAATTAACCCTAAAAAAAATAGCGGTGATCATATGCTAAAAAAAATGGTTACCAAACTTTTGCTTATTGCAGGTATTTCCGCTATAGCGGTTCTGTTCCTTTTTAGCCTTACTCTTTTACTAAAAACATTTTTAGGAGGCCATTAA
- a CDS encoding GNAT family N-acetyltransferase has translation MIKQAEEHDTLVIEEILLDAVMWMEKNKLQNQWNEDSIKWSSLSKDYQINDFYIDYQDGVPVGCMAITDLDTKYWAEIPKGKSLYLHKLAVKREVAGKGVSKELIKFAQNLLSKNGINFLRLDCNSKRNKLRMLYENEGFICTGEKKLKNNYSMALYVYSKKSK, from the coding sequence ATGATAAAGCAGGCAGAAGAACATGATACTTTAGTGATTGAGGAAATATTATTGGATGCAGTAATGTGGATGGAAAAAAATAAATTACAGAATCAATGGAACGAAGATAGTATAAAATGGAGTTCTCTATCAAAAGATTATCAGATTAATGATTTTTATATTGATTATCAGGATGGTGTGCCTGTAGGATGTATGGCTATAACTGATTTAGACACGAAGTATTGGGCTGAAATTCCAAAGGGAAAGTCACTTTATTTACATAAATTAGCTGTTAAGAGGGAGGTCGCAGGTAAAGGTGTTTCAAAAGAACTTATAAAATTTGCCCAAAATTTATTATCAAAAAATGGTATTAATTTTCTAAGATTAGATTGTAATTCAAAAAGGAATAAATTGAGAATGCTATATGAAAATGAAGGTTTTATATGTACAGGCGAGAAAAAATTAAAAAATAATTATAGTATGGCACTGTATGTATACAGTAAAAAAAGCAAATAG